In a genomic window of Punica granatum isolate Tunisia-2019 chromosome 6, ASM765513v2, whole genome shotgun sequence:
- the LOC116210094 gene encoding GATA transcription factor 23-like — protein sequence MKNTQVPECVECHTTKTPMWRGGPAGPRSLCNACGIKYRKRNRGLLGSENRVSKKTSEDSNSSSSNSRGKQRWKLREEEEAAILLMALSCGSVSA from the exons atgaagaacacCCAAGTGCCGGAGTGCGTCGAGTGCCACACCACGAAGACACCGATGTGGAGAGGCGGGCCTGCCGGGCCTCGG TCACTGTGCAATGCGTGCGGGATCAAATACAGGAAGAGGAACCGGGGATTGCTCGGCTCGGAGAATCGGGTATCGAAGAAGACGTCCGAGGATAGTAACAGTAGCAGCAGTAACAGCAGAGGGAAACAGAGGTGGAAGCTgagggaggaagaggaagctgCTATACTCTTGATGGCTCTGTCCTGTGGCTCTGTTTCTGCATAA